The Pelosinus sp. IPA-1 genome contains a region encoding:
- a CDS encoding cyclase family protein has translation MNSNSKCNIIDISVAIDVKGWEPSPVKRKIIDHKEGADLLGKTLISMKGSNIFLKIIEFIKHKCGYGLSHKDFPEEKGLSLYTYELTTHTGTHLDAPYHFGDINKDGENAKSITDIPLEWCFGNGVLLDLESLDLTEPISKEEVIEKLAEINYQIKPFDIVLLKTGGDRYIGTPQYFTTFRGVSLEATEYLVDCGVKIIGIDSFGFDPPFHKMIQKYMLKKEKKYLWPAHFLGRKKEYCHIERLTNLNKIKKTSEFRVCCFPIKLSDSDAAWCRAVVIE, from the coding sequence ATGAATTCGAATAGTAAGTGTAACATTATTGATATAAGTGTTGCTATTGATGTAAAAGGCTGGGAGCCAAGTCCGGTAAAAAGAAAAATAATTGATCATAAGGAAGGCGCTGATTTATTAGGAAAAACTTTGATTTCTATGAAGGGATCAAACATTTTCTTAAAGATAATCGAATTTATAAAACATAAATGCGGCTACGGTTTAAGCCATAAGGATTTTCCTGAGGAAAAGGGGCTTTCCTTATACACATATGAACTAACTACGCATACAGGTACTCATTTAGATGCTCCGTATCATTTTGGCGATATAAACAAAGATGGGGAGAACGCAAAATCAATAACAGATATTCCTTTAGAATGGTGTTTTGGGAATGGTGTTTTATTGGATTTAGAGTCTTTAGACCTAACTGAACCTATTTCAAAAGAAGAAGTTATTGAAAAATTAGCGGAGATTAATTACCAGATAAAGCCCTTTGATATTGTTTTATTAAAAACCGGGGGTGATAGATATATTGGAACACCTCAATATTTTACAACTTTTAGAGGCGTTAGTTTAGAAGCAACCGAGTATTTAGTTGATTGTGGAGTCAAAATTATAGGCATCGATAGTTTTGGCTTCGATCCTCCTTTTCATAAGATGATACAAAAATATATGCTGAAAAAAGAAAAAAAATACTTGTGGCCTGCTCATTTCCTAGGAAGAAAGAAAGAGTACTGCCATATTGAACGCTTAACAAATTTAAATAAAATAAAAAAAACTAGTGAATTTCGGGTGTGTTGTTTTCCTATTAAACTAAGTGACAGTGATGCAGCTTGGTGTAGGGCAGTAGTTATAGAATGA
- a CDS encoding SRPBCC family protein: MEVTMHSIEIDTEIEKVYNVCANVLKWPEYFPPCKKAKIITENGNQQVIEITAKSNEEEFTWQSERILYPKNYRIEFHQSTPGPLVKYMQGIWHVFKLNRGVLLSLQHTFEVKDNVENLINNVQNKEDALQFMHKSIDSNTKQELGAIKKLLENDGLRNLEAKFTAEIDIHATAEQVFNLLYNIKDWPNILPHCEKITVLYEDGCNQEFEMTVVNPEGKLEVMRSIRHGHANTLIEYFQPSPPMVLKQHAGKWVITNTESGIHLEAWHSITLCEDGVRNVWGEIELEKALHRVTQAITKNSMATMQTIKSYFN; the protein is encoded by the coding sequence ATGGAAGTTACTATGCATTCAATAGAAATCGATACCGAGATAGAAAAAGTATATAATGTGTGTGCGAATGTATTAAAATGGCCGGAATATTTTCCCCCCTGCAAAAAAGCCAAAATTATCACTGAAAATGGAAATCAACAAGTAATTGAAATAACAGCGAAATCCAATGAAGAAGAGTTTACTTGGCAATCAGAACGAATTCTATATCCGAAGAACTACAGAATTGAATTTCATCAATCAACTCCCGGTCCGCTTGTAAAGTATATGCAAGGTATATGGCATGTATTTAAGTTAAATAGAGGGGTATTATTGTCATTGCAGCACACTTTTGAAGTGAAGGATAATGTGGAAAACTTGATCAATAATGTTCAAAATAAAGAGGATGCTTTACAGTTTATGCACAAGTCAATTGACAGTAATACCAAACAAGAGTTAGGGGCCATTAAAAAACTACTAGAAAATGATGGCTTGCGAAATTTGGAGGCGAAATTTACGGCGGAAATTGATATTCATGCGACCGCAGAGCAAGTGTTCAACCTATTATATAACATTAAAGACTGGCCGAATATTTTACCTCATTGTGAAAAAATTACAGTGCTTTATGAAGATGGTTGTAATCAAGAGTTTGAGATGACGGTTGTAAACCCAGAAGGAAAATTGGAAGTTATGCGATCTATAAGGCATGGTCACGCCAATACTCTGATTGAATATTTCCAGCCATCACCGCCGATGGTACTAAAACAACATGCAGGTAAATGGGTTATTACGAATACTGAATCAGGAATACATCTTGAGGCATGGCATAGCATTACGTTATGTGAAGATGGGGTTAGGAATGTATGGGGAGAAATAGAGTTAGAAAAGGCTTTACATAGAGTTACGCAGGCAATTACAAAAAATAGTATGGCAACTATGCAAACGATAAAATCTTATTTTAATTAG
- a CDS encoding SDR family NAD(P)-dependent oxidoreductase, producing the protein MSRTALVTGAGRGIGRSIALQLARDGFHVVLVSRTKEQLVETTKEITDMQGKSMYFLCDVSKQEAVEEMVSSVMEQIPQIDVLVNCAGRDGGGKTAEMKDDLWHDIINTNLNSVYYVTKAVLNKGNLDSNSAIINIASTGGKQGVPFGAAYSASKAGVIAFSKALGKELARTGITVNAVCPGYVESNMAENVRNIQSKLLNIPVEEVKKKIENVIPIGRYIEPNEVAGMVSYLCSDRARGITIQALNVCGGLGIF; encoded by the coding sequence ATGAGTCGAACAGCTTTGGTTACAGGTGCGGGTAGAGGAATTGGTAGGTCTATTGCTTTACAATTGGCAAGAGATGGCTTTCATGTTGTTTTAGTGTCAAGAACAAAAGAACAATTAGTAGAGACGACTAAAGAAATTACTGATATGCAGGGAAAATCTATGTATTTTCTTTGCGATGTTTCCAAGCAGGAAGCTGTAGAAGAAATGGTTAGCAGCGTAATGGAGCAAATACCACAAATAGATGTATTAGTTAATTGCGCTGGTCGTGATGGTGGCGGTAAGACGGCAGAAATGAAAGATGATCTTTGGCATGACATAATAAATACTAATTTAAATAGTGTTTATTATGTTACTAAAGCAGTTTTAAACAAAGGTAATTTGGATTCAAATAGTGCGATAATTAATATTGCATCAACTGGAGGTAAACAAGGCGTGCCTTTTGGTGCTGCATATAGTGCTTCCAAAGCCGGCGTTATTGCGTTTTCAAAAGCATTAGGAAAAGAGTTAGCAAGAACAGGTATAACAGTAAATGCAGTATGTCCGGGGTATGTAGAGAGCAATATGGCAGAAAATGTCCGAAATATTCAAAGTAAATTACTAAATATTCCTGTTGAAGAAGTTAAAAAAAAGATTGAGAATGTTATTCCCATAGGAAGATACATAGAGCCAAATGAAGTAGCGGGAATGGTATCCTACCTATGTTCTGATAGAGCAAGGGGGATAACAATTCAAGCGCTAAATGTTTGTGGTGGGTTAGGTATTTTTTAA
- a CDS encoding SRPBCC family protein — translation MILEERIRIDCEINKVYEAIADPYRWKEIIPNVSEVCVIYDDGRNQEFTITVEKPTGPETARTIRYCLENKILVFQPKCPHKVRKVQAEWLFLKDVSKTIVVARRELELEEINDENQMTKEETLYFKKIKTDLTNLLKLNLIAFKNHLEFNAYP, via the coding sequence ATGATTTTAGAAGAACGTATACGGATTGACTGCGAGATAAATAAAGTCTATGAGGCTATTGCGGATCCCTATCGGTGGAAAGAAATTATACCTAATGTTTCAGAAGTTTGTGTGATTTACGACGATGGTCGAAATCAGGAGTTCACAATTACCGTTGAAAAACCAACAGGACCAGAAACAGCACGTACTATACGATATTGTTTAGAGAATAAAATTTTAGTGTTTCAACCAAAATGCCCGCATAAAGTTCGTAAAGTGCAAGCCGAATGGCTTTTTTTAAAAGATGTTTCTAAAACAATAGTTGTAGCTCGCAGAGAATTAGAGTTAGAAGAAATTAACGATGAAAATCAGATGACAAAAGAAGAAACTTTATATTTTAAAAAAATTAAAACAGATTTAACGAATTTACTTAAGCTTAATCTCATAGCATTTAAGAATCATCTAGAATTTAATGCATATCCTTAA
- a CDS encoding cupin domain-containing protein: protein MAEIIRFKQLSEEASQKILSFGEDLMLVEYCFKKGFIGKEHKHEGHAQGGYVVKGSFEIILGNERKILKQGDTYYAAKNVSHGIVALEDNSIIVDVFTPMRSDFLTI, encoded by the coding sequence ATGGCTGAAATCATAAGATTCAAACAACTTAGTGAAGAAGCGTCACAAAAAATTTTATCTTTTGGAGAAGACCTTATGTTAGTTGAGTACTGCTTTAAAAAAGGATTTATAGGTAAAGAGCATAAACATGAAGGGCATGCACAGGGGGGGTATGTTGTAAAAGGTAGCTTCGAAATCATTTTAGGAAATGAAAGAAAAATTCTAAAACAAGGTGACACTTATTACGCTGCAAAAAATGTATCGCATGGGATTGTTGCGCTTGAAGATAACTCTATTATTGTAGATGTTTTTACACCAATGCGGAGTGATTTTTTGACAATTTAA
- a CDS encoding efflux RND transporter periplasmic adaptor subunit has product MSKKIPVIAIIILALVAFASYKLYFSKEKGITATGTVEVTLADIVPKTNGYMSQLTIQVGDSVQVGQTIVHIRRNDLEAQVAADEAALAKARIQLTDLEKGPREQEIKEVTASMVSAQATYEKAKKDLERYRALYEGNAIAAQEFDAAKASYDVAFNALLAAQSKQGLVIEGNRPDVIEAQRAEIKRLQAVSDVDRATLADTVIYSPINGVVLTKNYENGEYLTAGSAIATVGDLNNCWVKIYVSSEQLGLIQLGQPVDVHIDAYPKRTFAGTIKEISQTAEFTPRQSITQRERANQVFYVKVYIDNSEGILKPGMPADVVIQ; this is encoded by the coding sequence ATGAGTAAGAAAATTCCTGTCATTGCTATTATTATCTTGGCTTTGGTAGCTTTTGCTAGCTACAAGCTATACTTTTCTAAGGAAAAGGGCATAACTGCCACTGGTACAGTAGAAGTGACACTTGCTGATATTGTACCTAAGACGAATGGCTATATGTCTCAGTTAACGATTCAAGTAGGAGATTCTGTACAGGTTGGTCAAACCATTGTTCATATTCGTCGCAATGATTTAGAGGCTCAGGTGGCTGCCGACGAGGCCGCACTTGCTAAGGCCAGAATTCAATTAACCGATCTTGAGAAAGGACCGAGAGAGCAGGAAATCAAGGAAGTTACAGCCAGTATGGTATCTGCTCAAGCAACATATGAAAAGGCAAAAAAAGATTTGGAACGTTATCGCGCCCTTTATGAAGGGAACGCAATTGCCGCACAAGAATTTGATGCTGCTAAAGCCAGCTATGATGTAGCATTCAATGCTCTCCTTGCCGCTCAATCGAAACAGGGCCTGGTAATAGAAGGTAACCGTCCAGATGTTATTGAAGCTCAGCGAGCTGAAATAAAAAGATTGCAGGCCGTCAGTGACGTTGATCGTGCTACCTTGGCCGATACTGTTATTTATAGCCCGATAAACGGTGTAGTATTAACAAAAAACTATGAAAATGGTGAATATCTGACTGCTGGCTCAGCTATTGCCACTGTTGGTGATCTAAATAATTGTTGGGTCAAAATTTATGTGTCTTCCGAACAACTTGGTCTTATTCAACTGGGGCAACCAGTTGATGTTCATATCGATGCTTATCCTAAAAGAACTTTTGCCGGAACGATTAAAGAAATCAGTCAAACTGCAGAATTTACACCACGACAGAGTATTACTCAACGGGAACGGGCCAACCAAGTATTTTATGTTAAAGTATATATTGATAATTCCGAAGGCATTTTAAAGCCGGGTATGCCAGCAGATGTGGTAATTCAATGA
- a CDS encoding ABC transporter ATP-binding protein — translation MITLTNVTKYYGTRLAVNNVSLEVKKGEIFGLVGPDGAGKTTIIRMLAGLLAPTSGTLTVLGAANPENIKEHLGYVPQKFSLYGDLTVMENIQVFGALYGQSAEQIDAVASRILGFTNLMPFRDRLADNLSGGMKQKLALAAGLMHQPQLFFLDEPTTGVDPVSRREFWQMLFRLNKEGTSIFVSTPYMDEAEFCTRVAFLHNGQIVSCDSPEGLRQAYPYKVLELGTSDRDIKNHLKKCSILDINMFGDKYHLVVEDVTLAKNQIQSVLGEMNIENITLEEIQPTLEDVFVALAREVF, via the coding sequence ATGATTACTCTAACTAATGTAACAAAATATTATGGCACTAGGTTGGCAGTAAATAATGTTTCTTTAGAAGTAAAGAAGGGTGAAATCTTTGGGTTGGTTGGGCCAGATGGTGCCGGAAAAACAACGATTATCCGAATGCTAGCAGGTCTTCTTGCACCAACGTCAGGAACTCTTACTGTGTTAGGCGCTGCCAATCCGGAGAACATCAAAGAACATCTAGGGTATGTTCCGCAAAAATTCAGCCTCTATGGAGATTTAACAGTCATGGAAAATATTCAAGTATTTGGGGCGTTATACGGTCAATCAGCAGAACAAATTGATGCTGTGGCCAGCCGTATTCTTGGTTTTACCAATTTAATGCCCTTCAGGGATCGCCTGGCTGATAATTTATCTGGTGGCATGAAACAAAAATTGGCCTTAGCAGCTGGTTTGATGCATCAACCCCAATTATTTTTTCTCGATGAACCGACGACTGGTGTTGACCCCGTTTCTCGGAGAGAGTTTTGGCAAATGTTGTTCAGACTGAATAAAGAAGGCACAAGTATTTTTGTGTCTACACCTTACATGGATGAGGCGGAATTCTGTACACGTGTTGCTTTTTTACATAATGGCCAAATTGTCTCCTGTGATTCTCCGGAAGGTTTGCGCCAAGCCTATCCTTACAAAGTATTGGAATTGGGAACCAGTGACCGAGATATTAAAAATCATTTAAAAAAATGTTCAATTCTTGATATTAACATGTTCGGCGATAAATATCATTTGGTAGTGGAAGACGTAACGTTAGCTAAAAATCAGATACAATCTGTGCTAGGCGAGATGAACATTGAAAACATCACACTAGAAGAAATCCAGCCCACATTAGAAGATGTTTTTGTTGCTCTAGCAAGGGAGGTTTTTTGA
- a CDS encoding ABC transporter ATP-binding protein → MYAVELANLTRRFGDFTAVNNLSLQIKQGSIYGFLGPNGSGKSTTIRMLCGLMTPTSGSGKILGLDIAHDSEDIKHKIGYMSQKFSLYDDLTVKQNLKFYAGMYSLSEDVKERRIKEMLSLADLEDRQNELVVNLSGGWKQRLALGCSIIHTPPILFLDEPTGGVDPKSRRMFWEIIYKLASQGTTIMVTTHFMDEAEHCDEIGFIFEGNLIANGTPSQLIKMVPGVLVRIATHEPMELLETVMASSIPYLDIYPFGASLHILLEENQLAQVAAFPYKQITPGLEDVFVYLVKSKRKEMKI, encoded by the coding sequence ATGTATGCTGTGGAACTAGCAAACCTTACTCGCCGTTTTGGAGACTTTACTGCCGTAAATAACCTTTCCTTACAGATTAAGCAAGGTTCAATCTATGGCTTTCTGGGGCCCAACGGCTCTGGTAAATCTACTACGATTCGTATGTTGTGTGGATTAATGACACCGACCTCGGGAAGTGGTAAGATACTAGGTTTAGATATTGCTCATGATAGTGAGGATATCAAGCATAAAATAGGCTACATGTCTCAAAAATTCAGTCTTTATGATGATTTAACCGTCAAGCAAAACCTAAAATTTTATGCTGGAATGTATAGTTTATCAGAAGATGTAAAAGAAAGAAGAATTAAAGAAATGCTGTCTTTAGCTGACCTAGAAGATCGGCAAAATGAATTAGTAGTGAACCTTTCTGGTGGTTGGAAGCAGCGTTTAGCCCTAGGTTGCTCTATTATTCATACCCCTCCCATTCTGTTTCTTGACGAACCGACAGGTGGTGTTGATCCTAAATCAAGACGTATGTTCTGGGAAATTATATATAAATTAGCATCGCAAGGAACTACGATAATGGTTACAACTCACTTCATGGACGAAGCTGAGCATTGCGATGAGATAGGATTTATATTTGAAGGAAACTTAATTGCAAACGGTACTCCGTCGCAACTCATAAAGATGGTTCCAGGTGTATTGGTGCGTATTGCTACTCACGAGCCCATGGAATTATTAGAGACTGTGATGGCCAGCAGTATTCCGTATCTCGATATTTATCCTTTTGGTGCCAGTCTACATATTCTGCTTGAGGAAAATCAACTGGCTCAAGTTGCAGCTTTCCCTTATAAACAAATCACGCCGGGATTGGAAGATGTATTTGTGTATTTGGTGAAATCTAAGCGTAAGGAGATGAAAATATGA
- a CDS encoding ABC transporter permease, whose amino-acid sequence MKRLRALLIKEFIQMRRDKLTLAMMLVLPIVQLLLFGYAINTDVKHLPTIVFDQSLQQDSRDLLNSLTSSEYFDIKYVANSFQEINDAVDSGKTKVGIIIPPDFSENLKHGRTATVQVIVDATDSLSASSAISAAQLIGQLKSQKILLQKMQGYTGHTTQNPYEIRIRPWYNSDFVSAFYMVPGIMGVILTMTMVMITSMAIVRERERGTLEQLIVTPMKNWELMMGKIIPYSIVGYVQVTVSILVGILVFDLPIRGSLGLLYGLTSFFIIASLAQGILISTVAKTQMQAMQMSFFVFLPSILLSGFMFPREAMPLFFNLLGNILPLTFYLQIMRSIILKGVGFSIVWPQVLSLTIYIMIALVISIKKFQKKVA is encoded by the coding sequence ATGAAGCGTCTACGAGCATTGCTGATTAAAGAATTCATCCAAATGCGACGTGACAAGTTAACCTTGGCCATGATGCTTGTACTACCGATTGTACAGCTTTTACTTTTTGGCTATGCCATAAATACTGATGTTAAGCATTTACCTACCATTGTATTTGACCAATCTTTGCAGCAAGATAGTCGTGATTTACTTAATTCTTTGACGTCTAGTGAATATTTTGACATAAAATATGTTGCTAATAGTTTCCAGGAAATAAATGATGCCGTTGATTCTGGAAAGACCAAGGTAGGTATTATTATACCGCCCGACTTTTCCGAGAATTTAAAACATGGTAGAACTGCTACTGTACAGGTTATTGTGGATGCAACTGATTCCCTGTCTGCCTCTTCGGCTATCAGCGCAGCTCAATTGATCGGTCAACTGAAATCACAGAAAATTTTGCTGCAGAAAATGCAAGGCTATACGGGGCATACCACACAGAATCCTTATGAGATTCGTATTCGCCCGTGGTACAATTCTGATTTTGTATCGGCCTTTTATATGGTTCCAGGCATTATGGGGGTAATTCTAACCATGACTATGGTGATGATTACCTCGATGGCCATTGTCCGGGAACGGGAACGAGGTACATTGGAACAACTCATCGTTACACCCATGAAGAATTGGGAGCTTATGATGGGGAAAATTATTCCGTATAGTATTGTTGGCTATGTGCAAGTCACTGTTTCTATACTAGTGGGTATTTTGGTGTTCGACTTGCCGATTCGCGGTAGTCTTGGTTTACTTTATGGTCTTACATCTTTCTTTATCATTGCTTCATTGGCGCAAGGTATTTTAATCTCTACAGTGGCAAAAACTCAAATGCAAGCTATGCAAATGTCCTTTTTCGTTTTTTTACCGAGTATATTACTTTCCGGTTTTATGTTTCCACGGGAAGCCATGCCGCTCTTCTTTAATTTACTTGGTAATATACTGCCGCTTACCTTCTATTTGCAGATCATGCGGAGCATTATACTCAAAGGTGTGGGCTTTAGCATCGTATGGCCACAAGTGTTGTCATTAACTATATATATAATGATTGCGCTAGTAATTAGCATCAAAAAATTTCAGAAGAAGGTTGCCTAG
- a CDS encoding TetR family transcriptional regulator — protein MEHSTADKIMETAIPLFAKKGYVAVSIREVADAVQINSSAISYYFKSKEGLYQAALEANFSPVDKLLKSVETMNDLNAIERLTIYAQNIVKLHRKHPFLARFVNSELANPTPCGEKIIKKYISQLYQFVHSSLSKGVAAGDFAPDLNLSYAAVSLAGILNFYFLTTPVIKEFIVFSECSDEEYISQALRIYLNGISIKK, from the coding sequence ATGGAACATAGTACAGCAGATAAAATAATGGAAACAGCTATTCCATTGTTTGCGAAGAAAGGATATGTAGCTGTTTCAATCCGCGAAGTAGCGGATGCCGTTCAGATAAATAGTTCTGCCATTTCTTATTATTTTAAAAGTAAAGAAGGGTTATATCAAGCGGCGTTAGAAGCTAATTTTTCGCCCGTAGATAAGTTGCTAAAATCAGTGGAGACGATGAACGATCTAAATGCTATTGAGCGTCTTACTATATATGCCCAGAACATCGTAAAACTTCATAGAAAACATCCCTTTTTAGCTCGGTTTGTAAATAGTGAACTTGCTAATCCGACACCCTGTGGTGAAAAGATAATAAAAAAATATATTTCTCAACTTTATCAATTTGTTCACTCCTCTTTAAGTAAAGGAGTTGCTGCTGGAGATTTTGCTCCTGATCTAAATCTTAGCTATGCAGCAGTATCCTTAGCAGGGATACTGAATTTTTACTTTCTTACAACACCTGTTATAAAGGAATTTATCGTTTTTTCGGAGTGCTCTGACGAAGAATATATTAGTCAAGCGCTCAGGATTTATCTAAATGGTATCAGTATAAAGAAATAG
- a CDS encoding TolC family protein, producing MTKQPNWKKHLVAALASGFLAINTVVAFAAPVELSVEESIKMALNSNPTIKMADADRKSAEQQINVAKGGKLPALTLEHSDNLAHSGPDSDTDYVNTVSLKLNLYSGGKTESDIATAKLKLKVADSVVAQSKQKIKLDVTNDYFTILAAKNTLKVSQEAVDQMEAHLKNVQSQYSVGTVAKSDVLRSEVELANNQQKLIKAKNDYDLAVSNFNNVIGLPLETEVQLKDELKHEAYTLSLTESISYALSHRPEVIQENYNIDVAKETIKYAKGGRLPDISATAKTGWHDKDFPGADNNNWSVGLLATWTPFDSGVTNAKVKQSDSGLIKALEQARQTKDSVQLDVRQAYLSMNEAEKRIDTTQVAVEKAEEDFKISQVRYSAGVGTNTDVIDAQVALTQAKNNYIQAMYDFNTSKANLIKAMGVAVE from the coding sequence ATGACTAAGCAGCCTAATTGGAAAAAACATCTAGTGGCAGCGCTAGCGAGCGGATTTCTAGCGATAAATACGGTGGTGGCATTTGCAGCACCTGTAGAACTATCTGTAGAAGAAAGTATTAAAATGGCTTTAAACAGCAATCCCACCATTAAGATGGCTGATGCCGATCGGAAAAGTGCAGAGCAGCAAATAAATGTAGCGAAGGGGGGCAAATTACCTGCTTTAACATTGGAGCACAGCGATAATTTAGCCCACTCAGGTCCAGATAGTGACACGGATTATGTCAATACTGTTTCTTTAAAGCTAAATCTGTACAGCGGTGGAAAAACAGAAAGTGATATTGCAACAGCCAAGCTTAAATTAAAAGTTGCTGATTCAGTAGTAGCACAAAGTAAGCAAAAGATAAAATTAGATGTGACCAATGATTATTTTACAATTCTGGCAGCGAAAAATACGCTAAAGGTCAGCCAAGAGGCTGTAGATCAGATGGAAGCGCATTTAAAGAATGTTCAGTCTCAATATAGTGTAGGCACTGTTGCTAAGTCGGATGTACTGCGTTCCGAAGTGGAATTAGCGAATAACCAACAAAAGTTGATTAAAGCGAAAAATGACTATGACTTGGCAGTTTCAAACTTCAATAATGTAATAGGCTTGCCTTTAGAGACAGAAGTGCAATTAAAAGATGAATTAAAACATGAAGCGTATACTTTATCACTAACAGAAAGTATTAGTTATGCTTTGAGTCATCGACCAGAAGTCATTCAAGAAAATTACAATATTGATGTGGCAAAAGAAACTATAAAATATGCCAAAGGTGGGAGATTACCAGATATTAGTGCAACAGCTAAGACAGGCTGGCACGATAAAGATTTTCCCGGTGCTGATAATAATAATTGGTCTGTTGGACTATTAGCTACTTGGACACCTTTTGATTCTGGTGTGACAAATGCTAAAGTCAAACAGTCTGATTCTGGATTAATAAAAGCACTAGAGCAGGCTAGACAGACAAAAGATAGTGTTCAATTAGATGTACGTCAGGCTTATTTAAGTATGAATGAAGCAGAAAAACGTATTGATACAACACAAGTGGCAGTTGAAAAAGCAGAAGAGGATTTTAAAATTTCCCAAGTTCGCTATAGTGCTGGAGTCGGTACAAATACAGATGTTATTGATGCACAAGTAGCCTTGACTCAAGCAAAAAACAACTATATCCAAGCTATGTATGATTTTAACACTAGTAAAGCTAACTTAATAAAAGCAATGGGAGTAGCTGTAGAATAA
- a CDS encoding lipase — protein sequence MDFVRQTKEKVMRTKANSYPIVLVHGFMGWGRNEVLGLKYWGGVTDYEQELASSGYTTYTATVGPVSSNWDRACELYAYIKGGTVDYGQAHSTQKGHNRYGRTYPGLYPEWGNLTTEGKINKIHLVAHSMGGQTVRTLVQLLKEGSAEERSATSTHLSPLFAGGKSWVHSVTTIASTHDGTTLADGINLFDDFAKNFVASLASFTGAGEALIYDFKLDQWGLNRKPGESLTDYTNRVFNSNIWNRTNDLANWDLSTDGARVLNSWVKAQSDVYYFSYSTCATVPSILTNNELPHVINMTPLLYPFGTFIGSYTRNEEGRVIIDDSWKPNDGVVNTISQNGPKNWSSDRIVNYNGVPQIGKWNSMPLLDTIDHMDACGIGTNVLTSSWYKNLAERLVELTISN from the coding sequence ATGGATTTTGTAAGGCAAACGAAAGAAAAGGTAATGAGAACAAAAGCCAACTCTTACCCGATCGTGCTCGTCCATGGATTTATGGGTTGGGGTAGAAACGAGGTGCTGGGACTAAAATATTGGGGCGGCGTAACTGATTATGAGCAGGAACTCGCCTCAAGCGGTTACACGACTTATACTGCAACGGTAGGTCCTGTATCTAGCAACTGGGACAGAGCGTGTGAATTGTATGCTTATATCAAGGGTGGTACAGTAGACTACGGTCAAGCACATTCTACACAGAAAGGGCATAACAGGTATGGGAGAACATATCCTGGTCTTTATCCTGAATGGGGCAATCTGACAACAGAAGGTAAAATAAATAAAATTCATCTTGTAGCCCATAGTATGGGTGGTCAAACAGTGCGAACCCTTGTTCAATTACTGAAGGAAGGAAGTGCAGAGGAACGGTCTGCAACCTCGACTCACTTGAGTCCACTCTTTGCTGGCGGTAAATCCTGGGTTCACAGTGTTACGACTATTGCTTCTACTCATGATGGTACTACCCTTGCAGACGGAATCAATCTATTTGATGATTTCGCCAAGAATTTTGTAGCCTCTCTTGCTTCCTTTACCGGTGCAGGGGAAGCACTTATCTATGATTTTAAGCTTGATCAGTGGGGCTTGAATAGAAAGCCAGGGGAAAGTCTTACAGACTATACAAATAGGGTGTTTAACAGCAACATCTGGAATCGTACGAATGATCTTGCAAATTGGGATTTAAGTACTGATGGCGCTCGCGTGCTGAATTCATGGGTTAAGGCACAATCTGATGTATATTATTTTTCTTATTCTACCTGTGCAACTGTTCCAAGTATTCTGACGAACAATGAGCTTCCCCATGTAATTAATATGACTCCGCTGCTATATCCATTTGGAACATTCATAGGAAGTTATACGCGTAATGAAGAAGGGCGCGTTATTATTGATGACAGTTGGAAACCCAATGATGGCGTGGTCAATACCATTTCTCAAAATGGTCCAAAAAACTGGTCTTCCGATAGAATCGTCAACTATAATGGAGTACCACAAATAGGAAAGTGGAATTCCATGCCCTTGTTAGATACGATTGATCATATGGATGCATGCGGTATTGGTACAAATGTATTAACTTCTTCCTGGTATAAGAATCTTGCTGAAAGACTAGTTGAACTAACAATAAGTAATTAA